Genomic segment of Arvicola amphibius chromosome 7, mArvAmp1.2, whole genome shotgun sequence:
TTCTGGCGAATGCTTTGTGACTCCGAGATGATGGGACCTGGGGGTGGGTCAGTTCTGATGCCTCCACTCTCTAGTCCTGTTATTTAATTACGCTGTATCTTCACACCTGGAGAATGCAGAGTAGAATAAAATCtcaatttaaagaaatttaaagaccCACAAATTCAAAATGATACAACTTCAATACCAactgaaatattaaatatcacaAATAATTAGCACCATATCAAACCAGTTGCCTAATTTACCCCATTGTTCCTGAAATTTGATAGTAAGCATTTATGAATCATTTCCCAGTCCCTTCATAAAATATTGCCACACTGATTATGTAAATCCACACCATTAGTAAGTTAAGCAAAAATGCCACACTAGTGGAGGGGATATCCCATATTATGTGGTTTGGGGTTGACAACACATTTTCACTGGCTCCCTCAATCCTTATATGGGCTTCAGAGCCACTCCGAGTTTAGACCCAAGGAACCCAACCAGGTGGTAGAGGACACAGCACAGAACTAGACAAGTGTAGATGCCCAAGGAGTCCCCAACCTTTTCGCTTGTGCTGACCCTGTGGGTCTTCTAGATAGCAAGACCATGGGGACctgttaagaagaaaaacaagctcTTCCAGTCTCTTTAGCCTCCGCAGCAGAAGCAAGATGACGAAAAGAACATCATCCTTTGGAAAGCGTCGCAACAAGACTCACACATTGTGCCACCTTCAGAAGTCTACCTGTGGCAAATGTGGCTACCCTGCCAAGCGCAAGAGAAAGTATAACTGGAGTGCCAAGGCTAAGAGACGAAACATTACTGGGAGTGGGCGGATGAGGCACCTAACAATTGTCTACCGAAGATTCAGTCATGGATTCCGTGAAGGGACAACCCCTAAACCCAAGATGGCAGCTGTTGCAGCATCCAGTTCATCTCGAGGATTTCAAtctgtcataaaataaatgttctggtggagaagaagaaagaagaaagaaggaagaggaagaggaagaggaagaagaagaagaagaagaagaagaagaagaagaagaagaagaagaagaagaacaacaacaacaacaacaacaacaacaacaacaacaacaacaagaaagcaGTCTAAATACATCTCACCCTTGCTCATGTGAGCCTCCTTGACATGAACCACAGAAGCCAAGACCCACGGTTATCCAGTATCTATGCAGTAGCATGGGTTTGAACCAGATCTCCTGGTGCCTACCTGACATTACAGACTGACCCCACAAAGGAGATGTTAAACTACCCTTTCCAAGGAGCTGCCAAAAAAACTTGAAGACTACTTTGGAGGCAACACAATGCTCCACTACCTACCACTGCAGGTCCCTGACTTCCCAGAGTCTCCACGAAAAAGTTGAGGCCACCTTCAACTTGAATTCTGGCACTAATCATGTCAAGTACACTGTTTTCATAGGCCACGGGCTCTAACAGGAATCTCTCTCTAAACTGAGAGCAGTTTAGAGGCAGAGAGGCATCAAGAATTAGTCCCAAGATTGAACTACCTAAAACCAAAAAGCTAACTAGAGTACAAAGCTCACAGCATGTAAGTAAACTTTACAAAGGCCACTTGCTGGTGAGGAGATCCTAGTCCTGGACCTTCCCACTCAATCAACTGTTGCCCCAGGAGAAAACAGAAGCCCAGAGACTTCTCCCAGACTGAGACTATTTTAAGTGACTACAGCTAAGAGCCAAGCACAGGCCAGGGGCTCCTGGTAGCCGGCTCTCAGGCAAGAAGCGGGCCCTCTTATAAAAGGATCCAGTTACTTCTCAGCTTCTGGGGAAACcttatgtaaaacaaaaacctCATCTCAACATCAAACAAGCCCTAATACTAGGAAACCATGAGCCCTTGATTTCTCTCTCCCGGTCTCCGTTCACTCGTTGCCTTCACTACCTCAAGATATTGCAGAAATTAAATAAAGCTCGCCCATCAGCCGGGCCAGACTCTCTCCTAGGTTTGCGGCTCTCTCCGAAAAGGAGCGGGAGGAGCTGTCCCGACCCGACCCAGAGGTGCGACGGCTGGGAACCGCAGGCTGTACAAAGGACCCCGGGGTCGGGTCCCAGGCAGAAGCGAAGGTCTGGGGAGTAGGTGGAGATAGGACTCAGGGGCGGAATCCATGACAGGAGTCTAAGTTTCTGGTttccaggaagaaggcagaggtgcAACTGGGTCGTAAGGGGCTCGGCCTTACGTGCTTGAGGCAACTCTCCTTGAGCTTCTCCACCGACGTGTCCTCGGTCGCCTCCTCGAGCCACTCGCTGCCGTCGGCGGCGCAGATGTGCAGCCGAAGCACCTTGCCAGCGAAGATCTTCTCCTCCTGCACGAACATCGCGCCGCCGCCCGAGCCTGCGCCGGCCGCCCGAACCCGTGAAGGTCACCGGGGCTGGCGGGAGGACCAGGGGCGGGGCCGGGCCGCCGCGCGCTCCTTCGCTGGCCGCCGCCGCCCCGCCCCAGCTCCCGTCGGCTGGGCCGCCCGTCACTGAAGGGGCCGGAGCTGTCCCCTCGCAGCCGCTGCCACCGTCGCAGTAGCCGCCAGGGGCGCGCTGTCGCAGCCGCGCCGGAAGTGCGTAATGTGCGCCCGTGAGTATGCCGGGAGATGTGGTTTTTCTGGTAGGCGCTttcctgctgctgccgccgccgccgccgccgcgcagGAAATACGTGAGTACGCCGAGGCATGCCGGGAGGTGTAGTTCCCAGTCGGGCTCCCGGCTCCCTTAACAGAAGTGTGTGAAAAGGGTCAGGTGCCTACGAACAATAAACAACTATCATtgagccaggaatggtggtatGAAAGGAGTAGGAGTAGAAGAATCAGGAGGTTAAGTTCATAGCTATCTTTGGACacatgagatcctgtcacaaGCAATGTTTCTTCTGACGTTAGACGGGCCCAGAAGGGTCTACAACACCTATTTCTAGCTAAGTACAACACATAGTGTTGTAGGGTGTAGGGTGTTGCACCACCCTGGGGTCTCCAGTCCGCAAGGCCCTACAGGTGAAGGCTCCTGCCACAGATCAGAGTCTCGGAGGATGTTCTCAGAACCAAGCCATGCAGGTTGTGAGCAGTGGGTTTGAGGCCCCCCAGCTGATCTTCAAATCCCCCAGTCCTCTCCCCATAAAACCCTTGCTCTTTGTCCAAAACCTAGGCAATTCAGCCCATTCTTCAAGCTTAGGGCACTTTTCTCCTGGAAGCCTGTGATGGCTGCCTGGACTCCCCATTTGTATATTGAGAGTGTTGTCCACAGAGCCAAAGTCACTATGAGCACCCTGCCACTGAAGAAGCTGAAGGGATTGCCCAGAGGGACATGGAACAAGTCCTTTCCACATCCTAGATCTGGCTCTCCAGAATCCCCAGGAGATGGGTGGTAAGCAGGAGAAATGTGGGGACAGTGGTCTTTGCAATGTATGCTTGTTACCCCTCCCCAGTGGGTGACAAGTCCCCTCCTCCAACAGACCCAGACTTcgacatagacacagagacaccacTCAAAGCCCTCTGAGGAAGGATGGGCTGCCCAGCCTCCCAGGTTAGCCTCGCTACAGAAGCTTGAAAGTCACACCCTCTCTAAGGCTAAGCTATGCAGGTGCTGATGTAGTATTCAAGGGAGCACCCACTCGTTCTCCCCCTACTCACTGTTATGATATGGCACAAGGTGGGACCTTTGCGGCATCCCATGGCAGATGGGTCCAAACCACGATGGGTGACAGAATACGCCATGCAAAGTTTGGgtgtggagtttattgagaggagaggagggtgggggaagagagggaaggaggagaaagagagggaggagggagaaaatggcagaaaggaagaaagtggggagtgggcagagctcGTCCCTTTGGGACCCCTGAACAGACCAGGACTGGGCTGGCCAAGGTACTGCCTAGGCACATTCTGCCAGATGActgggcaggccagcataatACCTGAATCCTAACACTCACTATCCTAGCTCATGAATGGGACTTACATGGAGACTCAAATGCTCCCTAATCTCAGTCTCTGCTTCAGAAAACATGATGCTCCCTCCCTGCCAACCCATAGAAAGATATGTGTTTATTGATTACCTGCTGTTTATGCCAGGGGTGCCACATGGAAAGGCAGGGGAGCTCCCTGGCTGGTAGATCGTGTTTTCCTAAGGTGGGCCAGACAAGGCTCTGAAGTCTCTTGATTAAAGCAATTGAAATCAGCTTTAACCactttggagaggaaaggaatcTACAATGGGGTTCCTGGGCTCTCTCAGAACCTCTGTTAGCCAAGGGGACTAGGATAAGGTCCGAAGTCACACTATACAGGGCTATATACACACTCTACTAGGTGAACCCACTCCTACCTTCACACTGGATCCCTAGCCCAGACCCTAGCCCATAAAACCGGACGAGGAGGATATGAGTAACCTGTAGCATGTAACACGACTTACACCTTTAGGGACCTCCTCCTACCCATATGG
This window contains:
- the LOC119818743 gene encoding 60S ribosomal protein L37-like — protein: MTKRTSSFGKRRNKTHTLCHLQKSTCGKCGYPAKRKRKYNWSAKAKRRNITGSGRMRHLTIVYRRFSHGFREGTTPKPKMAAVAASSSSRGFQSVIK